The sequence below is a genomic window from Candidatus Eremiobacterota bacterium.
AGCGATTTGACGCTGTAAACACCGCTGAAATTTTAATTCAGGGGGGGGGTAGGTATTCTGCTACTTCGTGAGGGGAGCCCCGGCCCTGTGCGTGGAAATCGTACCCTATCTCCGAGGATGGGCAAAAAAGGCATGAAAATGGCGTGGTAATAGGGATACACAATGATGAAAGAAAATGTAAAAATATTCAAGAAAAATCACGTTTAGTTTATTCACAAGGGACCCCTCACGTATAAAATAAAAGCCATATAAAATACCATAAAACACTTTAAATTCTTATAAAGTTATGGTATAATGAGATCAGAGCTCAGGTTACAGGAGGGACGAACATGAAGAAAGCCGTGGTGTATCTCAGAGTATCCACCTCCGATCAGGTCAATGACGGGGTTTCTCTCTCTAATCAAGAGGAGAAGATAAGTGCCTATTGCAAGATGGTGGGGCTTGAAGTGGTGAAGGTGATCAGGGAAGAGGGTGTCTCCGGCAGCATCAGGCTCTCCACGAGACCCGGCGGGCAGGAGCTTCACCACCTGGTCACCAAGAAGATGGTGGGGCATGTTATTGCCCTGAAGCTGGATCGCCTGTTTCGTGACGCTGAGGACGCTCTGCACCAGACAAAGGAATGGGACAAGCTGGGGGTGGCCCTCCATCTGGTGGATATGGGAGGGCAGACTATTAACACTGCCACGGCCATGGGGAGATTCTTCCTGAATATGATGGCAGGATTCGCGGAGCTTGAAAGAAATCTCATCGCAGAGAGGACTGCCACAGCCATGAGCTTTAAGAAAAGCCACCTTCAGGTGTATAGCCCGGTGCCTTACGGATATGACCGGCGAGGAGATGAGCTTGTGAGGAACGAAGAAGAGCAGGCGGTCATCACCACGATAAAGAACATGAGAGCAAGCGGCATGAGTTACTGCAAGATGGCTGAGATTCTCAACAGGGACCACGTGCCTACAAAAGGGGGCGGAAAGTGGCATACCTCAACCCTTTACGGTATAGTGAAGAACAGTCTCCACAAGGAGGGCGCAGCATAATGGAAAGGGCTTTTTCTGTCAAACAGGTGGCGGAGAAACTCTCCGTGCATATTAAGACCGTGCAGAAGTGGATAAAAGAGGGCAAGCTGAAAGCCCGGCTATTAGGCGGGGAAGCGGGTAAAGATAAGAAGCATGGGGATTGGAGAGTATCGGACACTGATCTCCAAGAGTTCTGGGACAGCTTGCCGGGGAACTATGGGGAGCAGCAGGACCGAGCGCAATAGAAGGAGGCATGGATGAAAACCCTTTATGAGAAGATTGACCTCCAGCAGCAGGAAATAAACAAGCTCCGGCCACTGGACGCTCATTTGAGGAAGCAGGTGAAGGAATACTTCAGGATCGGGCTCACCTATTCCAGCAACGCCCTTGAGGGAAACTCTCTCACCGAGAGTGAAACAAAGGTAATCCTGGAGGATGGAATTACAATAGGCGGGAAGCCCCTGAGGGATCACCTGGAAGCAGTGGGGCACAGTGATGCCTATGATTATATGCACAGGCTTGCCAGTGGGAAGGCCATCAAGGAAGCTGATATAAAGAAACTGCACCGGCTTTTCTTCCAGAAGATTGATGAGGGCGTTGCAGGGCACTATAGGAAGGTGAAGGTATTCATCACTGGCTCAAAGTATCCTATGCCTGCACCTGAGGCAGTGCCGATGCTGATGAAGGGATTCATGGAGAACCTTACCAAGGAGCGGGAGCTCCTCCACCCTGTCCAGTTCGCTGCTAAGATGCACAAGGACTTTGTAATGATTCACCCCTTTGTTGACGGGAACGGGAGGGTGGCAAGGCTTCTGATGAATCTCATCCTTCTGCGGGAGGGGTATTGTATAGCCATCATTCCCCCTGTCCTCAGGGCTGATTATATCAGGACGATAGAGAAGGCCCGGGAAGATGACAAGGACTTCCTGCAGTTCATTGCAGAAGTGGTGAGTGAGACACAGAAGGATTACCTGAGATTGTTCTCATAAGGAGCAACAATGACCAGGCTCTACAAGCGAGGAGATATCTTTTATATTGACTATACCGACAGGCAGGGCAACCGGCACAGGAAGAGCACCGGCACCACGAACAAGCGCCTGGCTGAAGAGCAGCTTGCCAAGGAGAAAGCGGCAGCACTGGACAGGAAGGCAGGCATTGAGACCCCGGAGAAGGTTACACTCAGTGAGTTTGCCACTGAATTCCTGTCCTTCTGCAAGGCGAACAAGAAGCCAAATACCGTGGTATTCTATGACGTTACCCTGAAGGCCCTGGTCAGAACCTTTGGTGATTACCTGCTTGATGAGATAAAACCTTATTTCATAGAGCAGTATAAGCTGAAGCGGGCGCGGGATGTCTCGAAAACCACGGTGAAGCGGGAGATGACAACACTGCACCGGGTTTTCAACCTCGCGATTCTTTGGAAGAAAGCGGTCGATAATCCTGTTAAGTTGGTGGATAAGATAAAGGAGCCGGAGGCGAGGACCCGCTCTCTCTCCGAGGAAGAGCTCCGGCGCCTGGTGGCAGAGTGCGGCCCCCCTTACCTGAGGATGGCCGTGCTCATCGCTCTTAACACTGGGTTGAGAAAGGGGGAGATTCTCGCCCTGGGAAAAGATGACGTTGACCTTGAAGCAGGGATCATTTCAGTCTCATCGACAATGTGTGCCACTGGACTTGGCACACCTAAAAGTGGCAAGGGGAGGCAGGTGCCAATAAATAGCACTCTACTCCCTGAGCTTGCAAAGTGGGTTGAAGGCCTGAAAGAGGAGCACCTCTTCCCCCATGGGGACTTCAAGAAAGCCTTCAACGCAGCAGTGAGGCGGGCAGGCATTAAGGATTTCCACTTCCATGACCTGAGGCACACCTTCGCCTCCCGCCTTATCATGGCAGGGGCGGACATCGCCACCCTCAAAGAGCTCCTGGGGCATGCCACCCTTTCGATGGCCATGAAGTATGCCCACCCCTCAAAAGAGCATAAGCGCATGGCGCTTGATAAAATTGGTGAATTGTTTTCAACAGAAAAAAATGCCCTTATGGGCAATGGGTTTTAAGGAGGTTTGTGTGCCATTTTTGTGCCAAGTTATCCTGAAAAGAGGCCCGTTTTTGTGTCTAAAGGCTATTTAATTGAAAATTTTTACCTATTGGTAAAATGCCCTGGAAGCTTATTAAAGAGGGAAAAGAAATATGCCGAGGGACAGAATCGAACTGTCGACACCATGATTTTCAGTCATGTGCTCTACCAACTGAGCTACCTCGGCATAAAATGGCGAGGACGATGGGATTTGAACCCACGATCTCCGGCGTGACAGGCCGGCGCGTTAAACCGCTACGCTACGCCCTCGTAAACTTTATGTGGCACGTTCCGTGTCTTTAAATGGGCGAAACAGGATTTGAACCTGTGACCCCCTACATGTGAAGCAGGTGCTCTACCGCTGAGCCATTCGCCCTTAACGTAACCATATTATAGCAAATATTGTAAATCTGTCAAGACGATTTTCCTAGGTTCCCGCAGAATAATCTGAGGCGTAGTGGACCTGCTCGTCGGTGAGCCTGTCAATGGCACGCCCCATGGTTTTCAGCTTGAGCCCTGCGATCTCCTGGTCCTGGGCCTCCGGGATGTTGTACACCTTCTTTTCCATCTTCTTCCCCTCGCGGGAGAGCCTGACCATGGAGAGGAACTGATTGGCAAAGCTCATATCCATCACTTCGGAAGGATGGCCCTCGGCTCCGGCAAGATTCACCAGGCGGCCCTTGCAGAGCAGATAGATCTTCCTGCCCCCGGAAAGGCTGTATTCATCGTTGTTCTGCCGTATCTCCCTGTGAGATTTCGCCATGGACTCAAGTTCCGGAATGTTAATCTCTACATCGTAGTGGCCGGTGTTGCAGATCACGGCACCGTCCTTCATATGCTCAAAATGCCGCTTCACTATGACATCTCTCATGCCTGTTGCAGTGATAAAGATGTCGCCCACTTTCGCCGCCTCATCCATAGGCATGACATCGAAGCCTTCCATCATGGCCTTGAGGGCCGCCGTAGGCTTCACCTCCGTAACGACCACCCGTGCCCCGAGGCCCCTGGCCCTCATGGCACAGCCCTTGCCGCAGTGGCCGTATCCTGCCACTACAAAGGTCTTCCCTGCGATAAGCACGTTGGTGGAGCGGAGAATCCCGTCAATGGAAGACTGGCCGGTGCCGTATACATTGTCGAAATCCCACTTTGTTTCCGCATCGTTTACGGCAATCACCGGGTAAAGCATCTTTCCATCGTCAGCCATGGCCCTGAGGCGGTGCACGCCTGTGGTCGTTTCTTCAGTCCCTCCGATGATGTCACGGGCAAGCTCAGGGTGCTTGTGGTGGATGGTGAAGATAAGATCGGCGCCGTCATCAAGGGTGAGCGTAGGCTTGAAATCGAGAGTTCTTTCAATGCACCAGTAAAACTCGTCAACGGAAAGTCCATGCCACGCAAAGATAGGTATTCCCTCCGAGGCGAGGGCAGCAGCTATGTCATCCTGTGTCGAGAGGGGATTGCAGCCGCTCCATGAAACCTCGGCACCAGCCGCTACAAAGGTCTTTACCAGCACTGCCGTTTCCTTGGTCACATGGAGGCACCCGGCAATTCTCATCCCTTTCAGAGGCTTGGTCCTGCCGTGCTCCTCGCGGAGTGCCATCATTACCGGCATATGGGCCTCGGCCCATTCAACCTTCTTCTTTCCCTGTTCCGCAAGCAAGAGATCCTTCACTTTGAATTTCTCTGCCGCTGCCGTCGAGTGTTCATTGGTCATGGTAATTCCCCTTTCATAGTGAGCTTGGTATGGAGTGAGCATTCAATGCATCGTCCCCATATTATACCACGGCCTGTCAACTATCTCAATACTTTTCATGGCAAGGCTTTTCACTCTCCTGGCAGGGACATGAAGGTGCCGAGGGCCATCACCGTGGGAGGAGAGAAGCGCGCCAGAAGGGTACAATTACAGGATGGAGAAGTGTGCCATGAGAACATTGAGGCGAGGGAGCCCATGACACGACGGGAACTTGAAGAACTTGCGGCACAGCAGGAAATTGAATCGATCGGTGTCGCGCCCTGTGAGCCCCTTGAGGACTGCCGGCAGGAAATCCTGCTGAGACAGGAAAGTGGCCTCATACCGGTCCATGCGAAATGGCACCGTGAAGAGGTCACGCAGTTCTGCAACCCCGAGCATTTCCTGCCCGGCGCGCGCTCGGTGATTGTCGCCACCCTCTGCTATCTCACCGGTGAACAGGAAGAACCGGACTGCTCAGGTACACCCGGGGGGGCAATTGCCCCCTATACCCGTTATAACTTCTACAGGGCCTTGAAGGAGAAGCTGAGAGGCCTCGCGCGGAAGATAAAAAGATACTATCCAGACGCCCGGTCTTACGTCTCATCATGTGGATTCCTGAGGGAGAAGCCTCTTGCGGCTTTATCCGGCATAGGCTTCTATGGATCCCATGGCATCATAATCACAAAAAAATGGGGTTCATGGGTCGTCCTGGGCACCATAGTAACGACACTGGAGCTTGAGCATAATGAACCACTCCCTGACAGCTGCGGCCAATGCTCGATATGCAGAGAAGCCTGCCCGACAGGGGCAATCACGGAACCGGGAGTGCTCCACGAGGGACGGTGCCTTCAATTCTTATCGGAGCATGAGGTGCTCCCCGTAAAATACCGTCAGGCATGGGGAAAACGCCTCTACGGCTGCGCCATATGCCAGGAGGTCTGCCCCCAGAACACCGGCATACCCCATGACGCCGCAAAGCCTCCCTTCGGGGCCTTAGGCCCCAGTGTGCCGCTTATTCCACTCCTCTCGATTGACGAAGAGACCATGAAGGAACAGTTCAAGGGAAACCAGCTCGGCGCCCGGTGGCTTTCGGGCTGGTCCCTCAAGAAAAATGCCGCCGTCGCTCTCGGCAACTGGCAGGACCCGGCGGCAGTGAAGCCCCTTGGAGAGCTTCTTTTCAACGGGCCTCTCCACATAAGCGAGCATGCCGCCTGGGCTCTTTCCAGAATCGGCGGCAGGGAGGCCCGGGCGCTCCTTGAGAGAGCACTGGCTTCTCCGTCACTGGGAGCCCTTAAAGGTACCATCAGAACCCATATGGAATTCTGAGGCAGAGGCCCCTTCACAGGATATGAGAGGATTTTCACCCATGACGGGGAACAAGACTCTTTAAAGCACCACCATCCACGGGAGGAATCACGAAATGAAAAAAGGAGCCTTCATCTTTCTTCTCATTGCAGCACTCTTCTTGCCTGGAGCCCCTGCACAAGGCGCCGACAGGGAATATACCTTCAGGGACTTTATCGGCACCCAGTGGGTGAAAGACCCGCAGGTATCGCCCTCAGGGGACAGAATTGTCTTTGTCCTCGAGAAAAAAAACCTCAGCGAGAATACCGTCACCTCACGCCTCATGGTGCTCGATATAAAAAGCCGATCGATTACAGGCCTCACCGCGGGAAAAGGGAAGGACAGCCATCCCCGGTGGTCGCCCGATGGCGCGAAAATTGCCTTTACCTCGACATTTGAGGGGGACACGCAGGTATGGGTCATCGCCTCTTCAGGCGGCGAGGCGAAAAAGATAACCGCCCTAGCCGCCGGGGCCTCAGATGCCGAGTGGTCACCTGACGGAAAGACGCTCCTCTTGGTCTCTGACCGGTACCAGGGATGCAAGACAGAGCGAGAGAACAAAAAACGCGTGCTCCAGGAAGAGAAAAGCAAAGTGAAGGCAAAAATCTTCACCGATCTCCCATACCAGGTCTTCGATCACTGGCGCGACAACAGGAACAGCCATCTCTTCACCATTCCGGCGGGGGGCGGAGAAGCCCTTGACCTCACGCCGGGAGCCTTCGACATTCCTCCCATTGATCTCGGAGGAACACAGGATTACTGCTTCTCTCCTGACTCCAAGGAGATCTGCTATGTGACCAACACCGATAAAAACCTGGCCTGGAGCACCAACAATGATCTCTTCATCATCCCCGCCAAGGGAGGAGCCCCCCAGAGAATCACCGCAGGGAAGGGCTGCGACTGCAACCCCCGGTATTCGCCTGACGGCACCTCCATAGCCTACACTTCTATGATAAGGCCCGGCTTCGAGGCTGACAGGAGAATAGTCATGCTCTATGACAGGAAAAAGGGAACCCACGAGGCTCTCAGCGACTCACTTGACAGGACTATCGACGACCTCCAGTGGGCACCCGACAGCTCTGCCATTTACTGCAGCGCTGAAGATGAGGGTTACAAGTCAATTTACCGCATTGAGAGAGCCTCGAAAGAGATCCGGAAGCTCACCGGGAAGTCATTCAACACCAGCCCAAAAGTGAGCCCCGACGGCAGCACCCTCTATTTTCTGAGCGAGCGCATGACGAGCCCCCCGGAGCTCCAGAGCTTCGACACAACGACTGGAGTCATGGAGAAACTCACCGATTTCAACAGGAATTTCGCCTCCCTTGCAATGAACCCCGCAGAGGAGTTCTCCTTCAAGTCAAGCGACGGCCTCAGCATCCATGGGTTCCTGGTAAAGCCGCCCCACTTTGACCCTCAGAAGAAATACCCCCTGGTCTACCTTATCCATGGAGGCCCCCAGGGGGCATGGAGCGATGATTTTCACCCTCGCTGGAATACGGAGCTCTTCGCCGCATCAGGCTACGTGGTGGCCGCCGTCAATTTCAGGGGGAGCGTGGGATACGGCCAGAAATTTACCGACATGGTGTCAAAAGACTGGGGAGGGAAGCCTTATCAGGATCTGATGGAAGGCCTCGAATACCTTATCACTGCCTTTCCCTTCATCAACAAGGAGCGGATGAGCTGTATCGGCGCCTCTTATGGCGGTTATATGGTAAACTGGATGATGGGCCACACCGACTGTTTCCGCGCCGCAATCTGCCACT
It includes:
- a CDS encoding adenosylhomocysteinase, whose protein sequence is MTNEHSTAAAEKFKVKDLLLAEQGKKKVEWAEAHMPVMMALREEHGRTKPLKGMRIAGCLHVTKETAVLVKTFVAAGAEVSWSGCNPLSTQDDIAAALASEGIPIFAWHGLSVDEFYWCIERTLDFKPTLTLDDGADLIFTIHHKHPELARDIIGGTEETTTGVHRLRAMADDGKMLYPVIAVNDAETKWDFDNVYGTGQSSIDGILRSTNVLIAGKTFVVAGYGHCGKGCAMRARGLGARVVVTEVKPTAALKAMMEGFDVMPMDEAAKVGDIFITATGMRDVIVKRHFEHMKDGAVICNTGHYDVEINIPELESMAKSHREIRQNNDEYSLSGGRKIYLLCKGRLVNLAGAEGHPSEVMDMSFANQFLSMVRLSREGKKMEKKVYNIPEAQDQEIAGLKLKTMGRAIDRLTDEQVHYASDYSAGT
- a CDS encoding S9 family peptidase, which produces MKKGAFIFLLIAALFLPGAPAQGADREYTFRDFIGTQWVKDPQVSPSGDRIVFVLEKKNLSENTVTSRLMVLDIKSRSITGLTAGKGKDSHPRWSPDGAKIAFTSTFEGDTQVWVIASSGGEAKKITALAAGASDAEWSPDGKTLLLVSDRYQGCKTERENKKRVLQEEKSKVKAKIFTDLPYQVFDHWRDNRNSHLFTIPAGGGEALDLTPGAFDIPPIDLGGTQDYCFSPDSKEICYVTNTDKNLAWSTNNDLFIIPAKGGAPQRITAGKGCDCNPRYSPDGTSIAYTSMIRPGFEADRRIVMLYDRKKGTHEALSDSLDRTIDDLQWAPDSSAIYCSAEDEGYKSIYRIERASKEIRKLTGKSFNTSPKVSPDGSTLYFLSERMTSPPELQSFDTTTGVMEKLTDFNRNFASLAMNPAEEFSFKSSDGLSIHGFLVKPPHFDPQKKYPLVYLIHGGPQGAWSDDFHPRWNTELFAASGYVVAAVNFRGSVGYGQKFTDMVSKDWGGKPYQDLMEGLEYLITAFPFINKERMSCIGASYGGYMVNWMMGHTDCFRAAICHSGVFNTLSEYGTTEELWFPEWEFKGTPYDNRELYEKWNPLNYVDNFKTPCLVVHGAQDFRVPVSEGQQLFTALRRNGVPAKFLYFPDECHFVRKPQNLELWYRTMLEWLATWLKGQ
- the queG gene encoding tRNA epoxyqueuosine(34) reductase QueG; amino-acid sequence: MHRPHIIPRPVNYLNTFHGKAFHSPGRDMKVPRAITVGGEKRARRVQLQDGEVCHENIEAREPMTRRELEELAAQQEIESIGVAPCEPLEDCRQEILLRQESGLIPVHAKWHREEVTQFCNPEHFLPGARSVIVATLCYLTGEQEEPDCSGTPGGAIAPYTRYNFYRALKEKLRGLARKIKRYYPDARSYVSSCGFLREKPLAALSGIGFYGSHGIIITKKWGSWVVLGTIVTTLELEHNEPLPDSCGQCSICREACPTGAITEPGVLHEGRCLQFLSEHEVLPVKYRQAWGKRLYGCAICQEVCPQNTGIPHDAAKPPFGALGPSVPLIPLLSIDEETMKEQFKGNQLGARWLSGWSLKKNAAVALGNWQDPAAVKPLGELLFNGPLHISEHAAWALSRIGGREARALLERALASPSLGALKGTIRTHMEF
- a CDS encoding helix-turn-helix domain-containing protein; protein product: MERAFSVKQVAEKLSVHIKTVQKWIKEGKLKARLLGGEAGKDKKHGDWRVSDTDLQEFWDSLPGNYGEQQDRAQ
- a CDS encoding tyrosine-type recombinase/integrase; amino-acid sequence: MTRLYKRGDIFYIDYTDRQGNRHRKSTGTTNKRLAEEQLAKEKAAALDRKAGIETPEKVTLSEFATEFLSFCKANKKPNTVVFYDVTLKALVRTFGDYLLDEIKPYFIEQYKLKRARDVSKTTVKREMTTLHRVFNLAILWKKAVDNPVKLVDKIKEPEARTRSLSEEELRRLVAECGPPYLRMAVLIALNTGLRKGEILALGKDDVDLEAGIISVSSTMCATGLGTPKSGKGRQVPINSTLLPELAKWVEGLKEEHLFPHGDFKKAFNAAVRRAGIKDFHFHDLRHTFASRLIMAGADIATLKELLGHATLSMAMKYAHPSKEHKRMALDKIGELFSTEKNALMGNGF
- a CDS encoding Fic family protein — protein: MKTLYEKIDLQQQEINKLRPLDAHLRKQVKEYFRIGLTYSSNALEGNSLTESETKVILEDGITIGGKPLRDHLEAVGHSDAYDYMHRLASGKAIKEADIKKLHRLFFQKIDEGVAGHYRKVKVFITGSKYPMPAPEAVPMLMKGFMENLTKERELLHPVQFAAKMHKDFVMIHPFVDGNGRVARLLMNLILLREGYCIAIIPPVLRADYIRTIEKAREDDKDFLQFIAEVVSETQKDYLRLFS
- a CDS encoding recombinase family protein gives rise to the protein MKKAVVYLRVSTSDQVNDGVSLSNQEEKISAYCKMVGLEVVKVIREEGVSGSIRLSTRPGGQELHHLVTKKMVGHVIALKLDRLFRDAEDALHQTKEWDKLGVALHLVDMGGQTINTATAMGRFFLNMMAGFAELERNLIAERTATAMSFKKSHLQVYSPVPYGYDRRGDELVRNEEEQAVITTIKNMRASGMSYCKMAEILNRDHVPTKGGGKWHTSTLYGIVKNSLHKEGAA